One Cucurbita pepo subsp. pepo cultivar mu-cu-16 chromosome LG07, ASM280686v2, whole genome shotgun sequence genomic region harbors:
- the LOC111799028 gene encoding phosphate transporter PHO1 homolog 3-like has translation MKFGKEFRAQMVPEWQAAYMDYNFLKTLLKEIQRFKLTNDLNLPPQSSALKRKLTLYRAFSGLTHSSTPTSDIERQSILVTSKHENDSKSYKTTFLMTADQGSEYELVYFRRLDDEFNKVEKFYSSKVEEVLKEAEMLGKQMDALIAFRVRVENPKGSVFDMREKTVEITRLASGIAASSAVLSASTPKGAKSGKRHHVGMEIIEEDGAAKLGKIDESNECVDDIETKLVDKKDEEDKSSRRKGVGVRPPPLEVLDLVKINNPIETPRSTIKGFLKFPQNSELQFSRDNLKKVEEQLKQAFSVFYQKLRLLKSFSFLNTLAFSKIMKKYDKITARDASKTYMEVVDSSYFGSSDDVSKLMERVENTFIKHFCNANRSQGMNILRPKAKRERHRTTFSMGFLAGCSTALVLALILIVHARHLVNSDGSKEYMETMFPLYSLFGLVFLHLIMYAANIYFWRRYRVNYSFIFGFKEGNELGYRQVLLIGFGLAVLGLGSVLSNLDMQMDERTKDFKAFTELLPLFAVILVTAILICPLNIIYRSSRFFLLTCLFHCICAPLYKVVLPDFFLADQLTSQVEALRSLEFYICYYGWGDYRMRKTTCKANTVFQTFSFIVAVIPYWARLQQCLRRLYDEKDKMQALNGLKYSFAIAAVCFRTAYSLNERMYVWRILSWVFSVIAAVSGTYWDLVYDWGLLQRHSRNRWLRDKLLIPQKSVYFVAMALNVVLRLAWMQTVLRFNFSFLHKQGMIAIVASLEIIRRGIWNFFRIENEHLNNVGKYRAFKSVPLPFNYDEDDKDD, from the exons ATGAAGTTCGGCAAGGAATTTCGCGCTCAAATGGTGCCGGAATGGCAAGCGGCGTACATGGATTACAATTTCCTCAAAACGCTTTTGAAAGAGATTCAGAGATTCAAGCTCACAAATGACCTTAATCTTCCTCCTCAATCCTCTGCCTTAAAGCGCAAGCTCACTCTCTACAGAGCCTTCAGCGGCCTCACTCATTCCTCTACTCCCACTTCCGATATCGAGAGGCAATCCATTCTCGTGACCTCTAAGCACGAGAATGACTCCAAGAGTTACAAGACCACGTTCCTCATGACCGCCGATCAAGGCTCCGAGTACGAACTCGTCTATTTCAGGAGGCTTGATGATGAGTTTAATAAGGTCGAGAAGTTCTATAGCTCCAAGGTGGAGGAGGTATTGAAGGAAGCTGAGATGTTGGGGAAGCAGATGGATGCTCTGATTGCTTTCAGAGTTAGGGTTGAGAATCCGAAGGGTTCGGTCTTCGATATGCGTGAGAAGACTGTTGAGATTACTCGTCTTGCTTCCGGGATTGCTGCTTCTTCCGCTGTTTTATCGGCTTCCACTCCAAAAGGGGCAAAATCTGGAA AGAGGCATCATGTGGGCATGGAGATAATAGAAGAAGATGGGGCAGCCAAGCTTGGGAAAATAGACGAGTCGAACGAATGTGTGGACGACATCGAGACAAAATTGGTAGATaaaaaggatgaagaagacaAGTCCAGTAGAAGAAAGGGTGTTGGTGTTAGACCACCTCCATTAGAAGTTCTTGATCTTGTCAAAATCAATAATCCCATTGAAACACCTCGTTCTACCATCAAGGGCTTCCTTAAGTTCCCTCAAAACTCTGAACTCCAGTTCAGTAGAGACAATCtcaagaaagttgaagaacaaCTCAAGCAGGCCTTCTCTGTGTTTTACCAGAAACTTAGGCTTCTGAAGAGCTTCAG CTTCTTGAATACACTCGCCTTCTCCAAGATCATGAAGAAATATGACAAG ATTACGGCAAGAGATGCGTCAAAAACATACATGGAAGTGGTAGATAGTTCATACTTTGGAAGCTCAGATGAT GTTTCCAAGTTAATGGAGAGGGTAGAGAATACATTCATCAAACATTTCTGCAATGCCAATCGCAGCCAAGGGATGAATATTTTACGACCTAaagcaaagagagagagacataGGACAACATTTTCCATGG GTTTTCTAGCTGGCTGTTCTACAGCTCTTGTTTTAGCACTCATCTTAATTGTACATGCCCGGCATCTTGTGAATAGCGACGGAAGCAAAGAGTACATGGAAACTATGTTTCCTCTTTACAG CTTGTTTGGATTGGTTTTTCTGCATTTGATTATGTACGCAGCCAACATATACTTTTGGAGACGATATCGAGTGAATTATTCCTTCATATTTGGTTTCAAGGAAGGAAATGAGTTGGGGTATCGTCAAGTTCTCCTTATTGGTTTTGGTCTAGCTGTTCTTGGACTAGGCTCAGTCCTCTCAAACCTTGACATGCAAATGGACgaaagaacaaaagatttCAAAGCATTTACAGAACTTCTGCCTCTGTTTGCAGTTATT CTTGTAACTGCAATACTTATCTGCCCGCTTAACATCATATATCGCTCAAGTCGTTTCTTCCTCCTCACATGTCTGTTTCACTGCATCTGTGCTCCGCTCTACAAG GTGGTGCTCCCTGACTTTTTCTTAGCTGATCAGTTAACAAGCCAGGTGGAAGCACTCAGAAGTTTGGAATTTTACATTTGCTATTATGGTTGGGGAGATTACAGAATGAGAAAAACCACGTGCAAGGCCAACACTGTATTCCAAACCTTCAGTTTCATTGTTGCCGTTATTCCATACTGGGCACGCCTTCAACAG TGTCTTCGTCGGCTGTATGATGAGAAGGATAAAATGCAGGCCCTGAATGGATTGAAATACTCGTTTGCTATCGCTGCTGTTTGCTTCAGGACAGCATACAGTCTGAATGAAAGAATGTATGTTTGGCGTATACTATCTTGGGTATTTTCAGTGATAGCAGCCGTGTCGGGCACGTACTGGGACCTTGTCTATGACTGGGGGCTTCTGCAACGCCATTCGAGGAATCGTTGGTTGAGAGACAAGCTCCTTATACCTCAAAAGAGCGTATATTTTGTTGCTATG GCATTGAATGTGGTGCTGAGACTTGCTTGGATGCAAACTGTGTTGAGGTTCAATTTCTCATTCTTGCACAAACAAGGCATGATTGCAATTGTTGCAAGCTTAGAGATCATTCGTCGTGGCATATGGAACTTCTTCAG GATTGAAAATGAACATCTCAACAATGTTGGAAAATATAGAGCCTTCAAATCAGTGCCTCTACCTTTTAACTATGACGAAGATGATAAAGATGACTGA